Proteins from one methanogenic archaeon mixed culture ISO4-G1 genomic window:
- a CDS encoding O-acetylhomoserine aminocarboxypropyltransferase/cysteine synthase yields MTTPRKYKLETLQVHAGQETPDPATDSRAVPIYMTTSYVFKDSAQAAGRFALTEPGNIYTRLMNPTSGVLEERIAALEGGVAALATASGSAAITYAIQNIALAGDHIVSSTNLYGGTTNLLANTLREQGIETTFVDPSDPENFAKAIKDNTKLLYTECLGNPNSDVADIEAISKIAHDHGIPLIVDSTFSPPTVFRPIEHGADIVVHSATKFIGGHGVAMGGIIVDSGNFDWAQNDKFPTLSKPNPSYHGVVFTEAVGKAAFVVKIRTTLMRDQGACISPFNSFLLLLGTETLSLRTERHIQNALKVVDYLKNHPQVEKVNHPSLETGKKKELYDRYFPNGAGSIFTFEIKGGAETAKKFTESLHLFSLLANVADVKSLVIHPASTTHSQLDEAELLRSGIKPNTIRLSIGIENIDDIIADLEEGFKAVRN; encoded by the coding sequence ATGACCACACCTAGAAAGTACAAACTCGAGACTTTGCAGGTACACGCGGGTCAGGAGACTCCAGATCCTGCCACTGATTCGCGTGCTGTACCTATCTACATGACTACATCCTATGTGTTCAAGGATTCGGCACAGGCCGCAGGGCGTTTCGCCCTCACGGAGCCCGGGAACATCTACACAAGGCTGATGAACCCCACCTCGGGGGTCCTCGAGGAGAGGATCGCGGCCTTGGAAGGTGGAGTGGCCGCTCTCGCGACCGCTTCCGGATCCGCAGCGATCACCTATGCCATACAGAACATCGCCCTGGCAGGCGACCACATCGTGTCCTCCACCAACCTATACGGCGGAACGACCAATCTGCTCGCCAACACCCTCAGGGAGCAGGGGATCGAGACCACCTTTGTGGACCCCTCCGACCCGGAGAACTTCGCGAAGGCGATCAAGGACAACACCAAGCTGCTGTACACCGAATGCCTTGGCAACCCCAACTCGGATGTGGCCGACATCGAGGCCATCTCGAAGATCGCCCACGACCACGGGATCCCGCTGATCGTGGACAGCACGTTCAGCCCGCCGACGGTCTTCAGGCCGATCGAGCACGGCGCGGACATAGTGGTGCATTCGGCAACCAAGTTCATCGGAGGACACGGTGTCGCGATGGGAGGAATCATCGTCGACAGCGGGAACTTCGACTGGGCACAGAACGACAAGTTCCCTACGCTCTCCAAACCGAACCCGTCATACCACGGGGTCGTGTTCACGGAGGCCGTCGGAAAGGCCGCATTTGTCGTCAAGATAAGGACCACCCTCATGAGGGACCAGGGAGCATGCATCTCGCCCTTCAACTCGTTCCTCCTCCTGCTGGGGACGGAGACGCTGTCGCTTCGTACGGAGCGTCACATCCAGAACGCTCTGAAGGTGGTCGACTACCTCAAGAACCACCCCCAAGTGGAGAAGGTCAACCACCCCTCGCTGGAGACCGGCAAGAAGAAGGAACTGTACGACAGGTACTTCCCGAACGGGGCCGGATCGATCTTCACGTTCGAGATCAAGGGCGGTGCGGAAACCGCGAAGAAGTTCACGGAGTCCCTGCACCTGTTCTCGCTGCTGGCGAACGTCGCCGACGTGAAGTCGCTGGTGATCCACCCCGCATCGACCACCCACTCCCAGCTCGATGAGGCGGAGCTGCTCAGGAGCGGAATCAAACCCAACACGATACGTCTCTCGATAGGAATAGAGAACATCGACGACATCATAGCGGATCTCGAAGAGGGATTCAAAGCGGTAAGGAACTGA
- a CDS encoding cysteine synthase A CysK, which translates to MLYKSIDETIGGTPLVELTNIEKELGLKAKIFGKVEFFNPAGSVKDRIAKAMIDDLEKQGKINKDTVLIEPTSGNTGIALASIATARGYRIKIVMPETMSIERRKLIKAYGAELVLTEGAKGMKGAVAKAEELAKEIPNSVIPGQFVNPANPKIHYDTTGPEIYKDLDGKVDILVAGVGTGGTLSGTGKYLKSKNPNVKVVAVEPKGSPLLSEGKTGPHKIQGIGAGFVPDTLDTGIYDQVIAVEDADAFANGRLIGKKEGFLVGISAGAALTAALQLAKDPANAGKNIVAIFADTGERYLSTALFEE; encoded by the coding sequence ATGCTTTACAAATCAATAGACGAGACAATCGGCGGAACGCCCCTTGTGGAACTGACGAACATCGAGAAGGAGCTCGGGCTCAAGGCGAAGATCTTCGGAAAGGTGGAGTTCTTCAACCCGGCCGGCTCCGTCAAGGACAGGATCGCGAAGGCGATGATCGACGACCTCGAGAAGCAGGGGAAGATCAACAAGGACACAGTCCTGATCGAGCCCACATCCGGGAACACTGGGATCGCACTGGCGTCCATCGCGACGGCCAGGGGATACAGGATCAAGATCGTCATGCCCGAGACTATGTCCATAGAGCGCAGGAAGCTCATCAAGGCGTACGGCGCGGAACTGGTGCTCACGGAAGGGGCCAAGGGAATGAAGGGAGCGGTCGCCAAGGCCGAGGAGCTCGCCAAGGAGATCCCCAACTCCGTCATCCCGGGACAGTTCGTGAACCCCGCCAACCCCAAGATCCACTACGATACCACAGGTCCGGAGATCTACAAGGACCTGGACGGCAAGGTGGATATCCTGGTCGCAGGCGTCGGTACCGGGGGTACGCTCTCCGGAACGGGGAAGTACCTGAAATCCAAGAACCCGAACGTCAAGGTCGTCGCGGTCGAGCCGAAAGGTTCTCCTCTCCTTTCGGAGGGCAAGACCGGACCCCACAAGATCCAGGGTATCGGAGCGGGATTCGTCCCCGACACATTGGACACCGGCATCTACGACCAGGTCATAGCCGTCGAGGACGCGGATGCGTTCGCGAACGGAAGGCTGATCGGAAAGAAGGAGGGTTTCCTCGTGGGGATATCCGCCGGAGCCGCCCTGACGGCCGCCCTGCAGCTGGCGAAGGACCCCGCGAATGCGGGCAAGAACATCGTCGCGATATTCGCCGACACCGGAGAGAGGTATTTATCCACAGCACTCTTTGAGGAATGA
- a CDS encoding Rrf2 family transcriptional regulator, which produces MSYLVSTKGRYALRVMLELSRHPDTLVPLKEIADGQQISLKYMETIMPLLKEAGFVEGTHGKGGGYKLSRPADSYTVGEILRVTEGTISPVACLDNGFICERAAECPTLPIWRNLDTLIKGYLDTVKLTDLVVKDSSDNYVI; this is translated from the coding sequence ATGAGCTATCTGGTCTCCACCAAGGGAAGGTACGCGCTTCGCGTGATGCTCGAGCTGTCCCGCCATCCGGACACATTGGTGCCGCTGAAGGAGATAGCGGACGGGCAGCAGATATCCCTGAAGTACATGGAGACCATCATGCCGCTCCTCAAGGAGGCCGGCTTCGTGGAGGGCACCCACGGGAAGGGCGGAGGATACAAGCTCTCCAGACCCGCGGACTCGTACACGGTCGGGGAGATCCTCAGGGTCACCGAGGGAACGATCTCCCCCGTGGCCTGCCTGGATAACGGCTTCATATGCGAGCGTGCGGCCGAGTGCCCCACGCTCCCCATATGGAGGAACCTGGATACGCTGATCAAAGGGTACCTGGACACGGTCAAGCTTACCGATCTCGTGGTCAAGGACTCTTCCGACAACTACGTGATCTGA
- a CDS encoding NAD+ synthetase NadE: MSECKIPNITSDDVNDLKGFIRNTVEKANAKGVVIGLSGGIDSAVVTKLCADALGSDRVLNVFMPSRVTPAEDYKTTSELSSMWGTEFRVVDIQPAVDALAAVLLSDAETPLERGNISARCRMVVLYNLAKKRQYLVMGTSNQSEIMMGYFTKFGDGACDATPLANMYKTEVRQIAALIGVPQEIIAKPPSAGLWEGQTDESEMGIRYEDLDSILYEMEQDKSDSQIAEDTGLPKDKVSEIRRQVAVMEHKRLQPVRPSEY, encoded by the coding sequence ATGTCCGAATGCAAGATACCCAACATAACCTCCGATGATGTCAACGACCTCAAGGGGTTCATCAGGAACACGGTCGAGAAGGCCAACGCTAAGGGAGTGGTCATAGGGCTCAGCGGCGGGATAGATTCCGCGGTGGTCACCAAGCTCTGCGCGGACGCGCTGGGATCTGACAGGGTCCTGAACGTGTTCATGCCCTCCAGGGTCACCCCCGCGGAGGACTACAAGACCACGTCGGAGCTCTCATCGATGTGGGGGACGGAGTTCAGGGTAGTGGACATCCAGCCGGCGGTCGATGCGCTGGCGGCAGTTCTTCTCTCGGATGCGGAGACACCTCTGGAGAGGGGAAACATCTCCGCGCGCTGCAGGATGGTGGTGCTCTACAATCTCGCGAAGAAGAGACAGTATCTCGTCATGGGTACATCCAACCAGAGCGAGATCATGATGGGATACTTCACCAAGTTCGGCGACGGGGCATGCGACGCCACGCCCCTGGCGAACATGTACAAGACCGAGGTCAGGCAGATAGCCGCACTCATCGGCGTGCCCCAGGAGATCATCGCGAAGCCCCCGTCCGCGGGACTGTGGGAGGGCCAGACCGACGAGTCCGAGATGGGCATAAGGTACGAGGACCTGGATTCCATCCTGTACGAGATGGAGCAGGACAAATCGGATTCGCAGATAGCCGAGGACACGGGGCTCCCGAAGGACAAGGTGTCGGAGATCCGCAGGCAGGTGGCCGTCATGGAGCACAAGAGGCTCCAGCCGGTGCGCCCTTCAGAGTACTGA